The following coding sequences lie in one Sporomusaceae bacterium FL31 genomic window:
- a CDS encoding transcription regulator ArsR, which produces MIKKLECDLCEQVCEHPQVICIAKAELVSDDLAYKTADFFKILADPTRIKILQTLAVRELCVCDLAAVLEMGQSAISHQLRLLRGARLVKYRKEGKMAWYSLDDAHVSNLLMQGLSHVGHI; this is translated from the coding sequence ATGATAAAAAAATTAGAATGTGATTTATGTGAACAGGTCTGTGAGCATCCTCAGGTTATCTGCATCGCTAAGGCTGAGTTAGTTTCCGACGATTTGGCCTATAAGACAGCTGATTTTTTTAAGATATTAGCCGATCCAACACGGATTAAGATTTTACAAACATTAGCGGTTCGGGAACTGTGTGTGTGTGATCTGGCTGCCGTGCTGGAGATGGGCCAATCGGCTATTTCGCACCAGTTGCGCTTATTAAGAGGTGCGCGCTTAGTCAAATATCGTAAGGAAGGCAAAATGGCCTGGTATTCACTAGATGATGCTCATGTTTCAAATTTGTTAATGCAAGGCTTAAGTCACGTAGGTCATATTTGA
- a CDS encoding copper-translocating P-type ATPase, translating to MADANTLGLHKSVFKVSGFDCADCAAKLEKKIAGITGVHQANVNFGASKLTVEHSLTDDQIIIVIEQSGYQGWLDDGRQPQTAASAWWKNPRLMATIISGGLLTVVSLLDWVGFDHDWVIALYLLTAVIGGYHTARSAYYSLRSLSMDMNFLMTIAVIGAAFIGEWSEAATVVVLFSLGNTLQAYTLDKTRESIKALIELTPREALVRRQNIEQQLPIEDIRIGDVIIVKPGERIAMDGGVIQGVSTVNQAAITGESMPIEKTVGDIVYAGSINEVGSLEIVVTKLAADSTIAKILKLVEEAQAQKAPSQQFVDKFAAYYTPVIIVSAVVIALIPWLMFEQNFQAWLYRALVLLVIACPCALVISTPVSIVSAIGNASRRGVLIKGGAYLEEIGQLKAIAFDKTGTLTNGRPEVTDVVAAAPYTTEQLLSAAGAIERLSEHPIAQAIFEKARGLTLPSTSNFKAVLGKGVQADIQGQTVYIGNYRLFSEMNEQFAAYQDQVLALESQGKTVMLVGSVSEIYGMIAVADTLRPNSVAAVQALKASGVQELIILTGDNEQVARNIAGQLGIDRYYGELLPQDKVALIKEFGEKYGGVAMVGDGVNDAPALAVANVGIAMGVQGSDVALETADVALMSDDLSKVSYLMQLSRKTLAIIKQNIALSIVIKAIFIMITMAGAANLWLAVIADMGTSLVVTLNGMRLAREIKQR from the coding sequence ATGGCAGACGCTAACACGCTAGGACTGCACAAATCAGTGTTTAAAGTTTCAGGATTTGATTGCGCTGATTGTGCTGCTAAATTAGAAAAAAAGATTGCGGGAATTACTGGTGTGCATCAAGCCAATGTTAATTTTGGGGCCAGTAAACTGACTGTTGAGCACTCGCTGACTGATGATCAAATTATTATCGTGATTGAGCAATCAGGTTACCAGGGGTGGCTGGATGATGGCCGGCAGCCACAGACGGCAGCTTCAGCCTGGTGGAAAAATCCCCGTTTAATGGCAACAATTATTTCCGGTGGTTTGTTAACCGTGGTATCATTGCTGGATTGGGTTGGATTTGATCATGACTGGGTGATTGCACTCTACTTGCTGACAGCCGTAATCGGTGGCTATCATACCGCGCGTAGTGCTTATTACTCACTGCGCAGCCTGTCGATGGATATGAATTTTTTAATGACCATTGCAGTAATCGGTGCTGCCTTTATTGGTGAATGGAGTGAGGCTGCCACGGTTGTTGTGTTGTTTTCCCTAGGCAACACGCTGCAAGCCTATACACTCGATAAGACCCGGGAATCGATTAAAGCTCTTATTGAGCTCACGCCACGGGAAGCCTTGGTTCGCCGGCAGAATATTGAGCAGCAGCTGCCAATTGAAGATATTCGCATCGGCGATGTGATTATTGTTAAGCCAGGTGAACGTATTGCCATGGATGGTGGTGTTATCCAAGGTGTTTCTACGGTCAATCAAGCTGCCATAACCGGTGAATCTATGCCGATAGAGAAAACTGTCGGCGATATTGTATACGCTGGATCGATTAATGAAGTGGGCAGTTTAGAAATCGTAGTAACTAAATTGGCAGCTGATTCAACAATTGCCAAAATTCTCAAATTAGTGGAAGAAGCGCAGGCTCAGAAAGCACCATCCCAGCAGTTTGTCGATAAGTTTGCTGCTTATTATACACCAGTGATCATTGTCAGTGCAGTGGTAATTGCTTTAATCCCATGGCTCATGTTTGAGCAGAATTTTCAAGCCTGGTTATACCGGGCATTGGTGTTATTGGTAATAGCCTGCCCTTGTGCATTGGTTATTTCTACGCCAGTTTCCATCGTATCAGCCATTGGCAATGCCTCACGGCGGGGTGTGCTAATCAAGGGCGGTGCTTACCTGGAAGAAATCGGGCAATTAAAAGCCATTGCGTTTGATAAAACCGGTACATTAACAAATGGCCGGCCAGAAGTGACTGATGTTGTGGCGGCTGCTCCTTATACTACAGAGCAGTTGCTGTCAGCGGCGGGTGCGATTGAAAGGCTGTCAGAGCATCCGATTGCACAAGCCATTTTTGAAAAAGCACGTGGGCTTACCTTACCGTCAACATCTAACTTTAAAGCAGTTCTGGGCAAAGGGGTTCAGGCTGATATTCAGGGGCAAACCGTTTATATTGGCAACTATCGCTTATTTAGTGAAATGAATGAACAATTTGCGGCTTATCAAGATCAGGTGCTTGCCTTGGAAAGCCAGGGCAAAACCGTGATGCTTGTTGGCAGTGTCAGTGAAATTTATGGCATGATTGCTGTAGCCGATACGCTGCGTCCTAACAGTGTGGCTGCGGTCCAAGCGCTAAAAGCTTCCGGGGTGCAAGAGTTAATCATTCTGACTGGCGATAATGAGCAAGTGGCGCGAAATATTGCCGGACAGCTTGGTATCGATCGTTATTATGGCGAATTATTACCACAGGATAAGGTTGCCTTAATTAAGGAATTTGGTGAAAAATATGGCGGTGTGGCAATGGTTGGCGATGGCGTCAATGATGCTCCTGCACTGGCAGTAGCCAATGTGGGAATTGCGATGGGCGTTCAGGGGTCGGATGTGGCTTTGGAAACTGCCGATGTCGCCCTGATGTCTGATGATCTTAGCAAAGTCAGTTATCTGATGCAGCTTAGCCGCAAGACGCTGGCCATTATCAAGCAAAATATTGCGTTATCCATTGTGATTAAAGCCATCTTCATCATGATAACTATGGCTGGTGCGGCTAATTTGTGGCTGGCAGTTATTGCTGATATGGGAACGTCTTTAGTCGTTACGTTAAATGGAATGCGCCTGGCGCGTGAAATTAAGCAAAGATAA
- a CDS encoding branched-chain alpha-keto acid dehydrogenase, with amino-acid sequence MGYLFVYGTLMRGCSNHSILEPYILSLRSAAVQGQIWYLPEGYPMLFAGNSQVYGELVQCCDEQEALSQLDELEEYYGHGHDNNFYERTLALATDLAGLTYNAWVYQCPADKEAVMKAQGILISSGDWRKFSTEFCK; translated from the coding sequence ATGGGTTATCTTTTTGTCTATGGGACACTGATGCGTGGTTGCAGCAATCACTCTATTCTTGAACCCTATATCCTTTCATTACGTTCTGCTGCCGTCCAAGGACAAATTTGGTACTTGCCGGAAGGCTATCCAATGCTATTTGCCGGCAACAGCCAGGTTTACGGGGAGTTAGTTCAATGTTGTGATGAGCAGGAAGCCTTGTCACAACTGGATGAGCTTGAGGAATATTATGGTCACGGTCATGACAATAATTTTTATGAGCGAACTCTAGCACTAGCAACTGACCTGGCAGGCTTGACTTATAATGCTTGGGTCTATCAATGCCCGGCTGATAAAGAAGCTGTCATGAAGGCGCAAGGGATACTCATAAGTTCAGGAGACTGGCGGAAGTTTTCAACTGAGTTTTGTAAATAA
- the htpX_2 gene encoding protease HtpX homolog has protein sequence MNTLKTTVLLAALTGLLVAVGGAFGGKSGATLMLLISLAMNFGSYWFSDKIVLKMYNARPVGPDQAPDLYKMVSGLVERAKMPMPRVYIIDTDVPNAFATGRNPENGVVAVTTGIMRALNYAELEGVVAHELAHIKNRDTLISTVVASIAGVISWIGTMAQWAAIFGTNRDDEEGGGIAGFIFTVIVAPLAATLIQLGISRSREFQADQTGGQISGNPLALASALQKIEHYAKHAVMQQATPATSHMFIINPLSGVRGTLSNLFSTHPATAQRVAKLQELAKR, from the coding sequence ATGAATACTTTAAAAACCACTGTGTTGCTGGCCGCTTTAACGGGTCTGCTGGTTGCCGTCGGTGGTGCCTTTGGCGGCAAATCTGGAGCCACTTTGATGCTCCTCATCTCATTAGCCATGAACTTCGGCAGTTACTGGTTCAGCGACAAAATTGTTCTCAAGATGTACAACGCCCGGCCTGTCGGCCCAGATCAAGCGCCTGATCTCTACAAGATGGTCTCCGGTCTGGTAGAGCGCGCGAAAATGCCAATGCCAAGAGTGTATATTATCGACACGGATGTGCCTAATGCATTTGCAACTGGTCGTAATCCGGAAAACGGCGTAGTGGCTGTTACAACCGGAATTATGAGAGCCCTTAATTATGCTGAGCTTGAAGGCGTTGTTGCCCATGAATTAGCTCACATCAAAAATCGTGATACATTAATCAGCACCGTTGTAGCCTCCATTGCGGGTGTAATTTCCTGGATTGGAACCATGGCTCAGTGGGCTGCAATTTTTGGCACCAACCGTGATGACGAAGAGGGCGGCGGTATCGCCGGATTCATCTTCACTGTTATCGTCGCTCCATTAGCCGCTACCTTGATTCAGCTTGGTATTTCTCGCTCCCGTGAATTCCAGGCTGACCAAACCGGCGGTCAAATTTCCGGTAACCCGCTGGCATTAGCCAGTGCCTTACAGAAAATTGAACATTATGCCAAACATGCGGTTATGCAGCAAGCCACGCCGGCAACTTCCCATATGTTCATCATCAACCCTTTAAGTGGGGTTCGCGGAACATTAAGCAACCTATTTAGCACTCACCCGGCAACTGCTCAGCGGGTAGCTAAACTGCAAGAACTTGCAAAAAGATAG